In the Chroococcidiopsis sp. SAG 2025 genome, one interval contains:
- a CDS encoding PIG-L family deacetylase: MTSKQREQEIINRLKGIVGLHLRNLTSYLLFLWIVAGKSKPLALSQKSAIVFAPHQDDETLGCGGAIALKRQQGVPVKVVFMTDGRYGFLEHMETVEVINLRKKEALTALNVLGVADSEIIFLDQIDGTLANLTSESRQNLVAQIVQLLQKTAPGEVYVPHRKDFHADHEATYDLVRTAIAQSGMQVELLQYPIWIFWQNPLSFQLQKRDLDGAYRLLINSVRDRKHQAIETYQSQIPGLSRGFLRRFFSPYELFFKE; encoded by the coding sequence ATGACGAGTAAACAAAGAGAACAAGAAATTATTAACAGGCTAAAAGGTATTGTCGGCTTGCACTTAAGAAATTTAACTTCTTATTTATTATTTTTATGGATTGTAGCGGGCAAAAGCAAACCTCTAGCGCTCAGCCAGAAATCGGCGATCGTTTTTGCTCCTCACCAAGATGATGAAACTTTAGGCTGTGGTGGCGCGATCGCCCTCAAACGCCAGCAGGGAGTCCCAGTAAAAGTCGTATTTATGACTGACGGGCGCTATGGTTTCCTCGAACATATGGAAACGGTAGAAGTGATTAACTTGCGTAAAAAAGAAGCCCTAACTGCGCTTAATGTTCTTGGAGTTGCTGATTCAGAAATTATTTTTCTCGACCAAATCGACGGTACTTTGGCAAACTTGACCAGTGAATCGCGCCAAAACTTAGTCGCGCAGATCGTTCAATTGTTACAAAAAACTGCGCCGGGGGAAGTTTACGTTCCGCATCGCAAAGATTTTCACGCCGATCACGAAGCAACTTACGATCTAGTCCGGACTGCGATCGCCCAGTCTGGAATGCAGGTAGAGCTACTACAATATCCCATTTGGATATTCTGGCAAAATCCTCTTTCATTTCAACTTCAAAAGAGAGATCTCGACGGCGCTTATCGACTACTGATTAATTCCGTTCGCGATCGAAAACATCAAGCTATAGAAACTTATCAATCGCAGATTCCTGGTCTCAGTCGTGGTTTCTTACGACGATTTTTTTCGCCATACGAATTATTTTTCAAAGAATAA
- a CDS encoding glycosyltransferase, with translation MIANFLHRLGHYFNFIVGKIKGRVNRLKVASFKPEGIAKGNALISYNLDPFLAKSTEAVCNKHTHHWETVEMVRILLDLGYCVDVITLFNDLFIPQKKYSIAIDSRHNLERLAPILARNCIRILYADTAHIVFHNAAECNRLYALQQRRGITLRNNRFEPPNKGVEYADCTIVLGNEFTINTFKYARKPVYRVPISTTEVYPFPVEKDFSTCCRSFLWFGSNGAVHKGLDLVLEAFAEMPDYHLTICGPVSKELDFEKAFYRELYHTPNIHTYGWIDVSSPDFVKIANSCLGIIYPSCSEGGGGCVITCMHAGLIPIVTYEASVDVRDDYGVILKEASIAEIKKEIQKISSLPPAELKAMARRAWEFVRANHTREKYSQEYRRVMTEIIDTFGKSKDLN, from the coding sequence ATGATTGCTAACTTTTTGCATCGTCTGGGTCACTACTTCAATTTTATTGTTGGCAAAATTAAAGGTCGAGTTAATCGTCTTAAAGTTGCGTCTTTCAAACCAGAAGGCATTGCCAAAGGAAACGCTCTAATTTCATATAACCTCGATCCATTTCTCGCCAAATCTACTGAAGCAGTTTGCAATAAGCATACCCATCACTGGGAAACTGTAGAGATGGTGAGAATTTTATTAGATTTAGGTTATTGTGTTGACGTTATTACCTTATTTAACGATTTATTTATACCTCAAAAGAAATATTCTATCGCAATAGATAGTCGGCATAATTTAGAAAGATTAGCTCCAATACTCGCTCGAAATTGTATCAGAATTTTGTATGCTGATACAGCTCATATCGTATTTCATAATGCGGCGGAGTGCAATCGATTATATGCCTTGCAACAAAGAAGAGGTATAACTCTACGCAATAACAGGTTTGAGCCACCGAATAAAGGAGTTGAGTACGCGGACTGCACGATCGTTTTAGGCAATGAATTTACGATTAATACCTTTAAATATGCTCGCAAACCAGTATATCGCGTGCCAATTTCGACAACTGAAGTTTATCCATTTCCAGTAGAAAAAGATTTTTCTACTTGTTGTCGGAGTTTTTTATGGTTTGGTAGTAATGGAGCAGTTCATAAAGGGTTAGATCTAGTTTTAGAAGCTTTTGCAGAAATGCCAGATTACCACTTAACTATCTGCGGGCCGGTTAGCAAAGAGCTAGATTTTGAAAAAGCCTTTTATAGAGAACTTTATCATACTCCTAACATTCATACTTATGGATGGATCGATGTTAGTAGTCCTGACTTTGTAAAAATTGCTAATTCTTGTCTTGGCATTATTTATCCTTCGTGTTCTGAAGGTGGTGGCGGTTGTGTAATTACCTGTATGCACGCTGGTTTAATCCCAATTGTGACTTACGAAGCTAGTGTAGATGTCAGAGATGATTATGGAGTTATCTTAAAAGAAGCTTCCATAGCAGAAATTAAAAAAGAGATTCAGAAAATATCTAGCCTACCTCCAGCAGAGTTAAAGGCAATGGCACGGCGAGCGTGGGAATTTGTGAGGGCAAATCATACACGAGAGAAGTATTCTCAAGAATATCGTAGGGTGATGACAGAAATTATTGATACTTTTGGAAAATCAAAAGATTTAAATTAA
- a CDS encoding glycosyltransferase family 4 protein — protein MISDRLPKQDNSVATPARIDCLGMGWFPHAPGGLDRYVYELTHHLAAAGDRVTLYGLGLPILDNSAVELVNLAAPDRPLWQRLWSTRCNFAERQLQQPDAINLNFALYSLPLLQSLPKGVPITFTFHGPWALESAQEGSSQLSVLLKQHLVEKTVYRRCDRFIVLSRAFGEILHQTYQVPWHKINVIPGGVDLQRFQPNLSRQQARTHLNFPSDRLILFAPRRLVHRMGLDKLMLALAQIKPKIPYVLLAISDKGPLKPVLEQQVAEMELQEHVKFLGFLPDEQLPIAYQAADLCVMPSQSLEGFGLTVLESLACGTPVLCTPIGGMPEILAPFSPELIADTSEATAIARRLTELLTDPSSLPSRDACRQYAATHFDWQKIVLQVRQVLLR, from the coding sequence ATGATATCAGATCGTTTGCCAAAACAAGATAACTCTGTAGCTACACCTGCACGTATTGACTGCCTTGGTATGGGGTGGTTTCCGCACGCGCCAGGAGGACTAGACCGCTACGTATACGAACTAACGCATCATCTAGCTGCGGCAGGCGATCGCGTTACCCTATATGGTCTGGGTTTGCCAATACTAGATAACTCAGCAGTAGAGTTAGTCAATTTAGCTGCACCCGACCGTCCCCTCTGGCAGCGATTATGGTCAACTCGTTGTAACTTTGCCGAGCGGCAATTGCAGCAGCCAGACGCAATTAACCTGAATTTTGCTCTGTACAGTTTGCCATTGTTGCAGAGTTTGCCGAAGGGCGTACCAATAACCTTCACTTTCCACGGTCCTTGGGCATTAGAAAGCGCTCAGGAAGGTAGCAGTCAACTGAGCGTGTTGCTAAAACAGCACTTGGTAGAAAAAACGGTTTATCGTCGTTGCGATCGCTTTATCGTTCTCAGCCGTGCCTTTGGCGAGATTTTGCATCAAACATATCAAGTACCATGGCACAAAATTAATGTCATTCCAGGTGGGGTTGATTTACAACGCTTCCAGCCCAACTTATCGCGGCAACAAGCTCGGACTCATTTAAACTTTCCTTCAGACCGATTGATTCTATTCGCGCCCCGTCGCTTGGTTCACCGCATGGGTTTAGACAAGTTAATGCTAGCCCTGGCACAAATCAAGCCAAAAATTCCTTATGTCTTGTTGGCTATATCTGATAAAGGACCGCTCAAACCAGTTTTAGAACAACAAGTCGCAGAGATGGAACTGCAAGAACACGTAAAATTTCTAGGTTTTTTACCAGACGAGCAATTGCCGATCGCTTACCAAGCAGCAGATCTTTGTGTCATGCCCAGCCAATCATTGGAAGGTTTTGGTTTAACAGTTTTAGAATCTCTTGCTTGCGGCACTCCCGTGTTATGTACTCCTATAGGCGGAATGCCAGAAATTTTAGCTCCGTTTTCACCAGAATTAATTGCTGATACAAGCGAGGCAACTGCGATCGCTCGGAGATTAACGGAATTACTGACCGACCCAAGTTCGTTACCTTCTAGAGATGCTTGTCGGCAGTATGCTGCAACTCATTTTGATTGGCAGAAGATTGTATTACAAGTGCGCCAAGTCTTGTTAAGATAA
- the hepC gene encoding heterocyst development glycosyltransferase HepC encodes MSTSKAGIMPNSSTIERERQTNQILRYKLRWRQQYLVVNLASTRKMYLSRLDSQEWLVDRLKLSSLKGVCLDPNLGEAEIELWADACAQANKTAFLRLPPQLKRAKRQNLIGGKLQELLDRAIAALLILLLSPALLALLCISCWRSPNPFTCDRQWYVSQQGKLFRLYKFQLIATANPKQRENDAQYESKNLLERYGRSQLEDLDRWLRRYHFDRLPKLFNALRGEIGIVERRYLTLEQVVRLSLDKKTLDKKQLLEARHQEPQSERSIEKLHSVGVKYKH; translated from the coding sequence ATGTCAACATCTAAAGCTGGAATTATGCCTAATAGCTCTACTATCGAGCGAGAGCGCCAAACTAATCAAATTTTGCGCTATAAACTGAGGTGGCGACAACAATATCTGGTTGTAAATTTAGCATCAACAAGAAAAATGTATCTCTCTAGGCTTGACAGTCAGGAATGGTTAGTAGACCGTTTAAAGCTGTCATCATTAAAGGGGGTATGCCTCGATCCTAATCTTGGAGAGGCAGAGATCGAACTATGGGCTGATGCGTGCGCTCAAGCAAATAAAACAGCATTTCTGCGCCTACCACCTCAACTAAAAAGAGCAAAGCGACAAAATCTGATTGGTGGGAAATTGCAGGAGCTGCTCGACCGAGCGATCGCAGCTCTGTTAATTTTACTGCTCAGTCCTGCACTACTCGCATTGCTCTGCATATCCTGCTGGCGATCGCCCAACCCATTCACCTGCGATCGGCAGTGGTACGTGAGCCAGCAAGGTAAGCTATTCAGATTATACAAATTTCAATTAATCGCAACAGCCAACCCTAAACAACGAGAAAACGACGCACAGTACGAGTCAAAAAATCTGCTGGAGCGTTACGGACGCTCTCAACTCGAAGATTTGGATCGATGGCTGCGTAGATATCATTTTGATAGACTGCCGAAGCTATTCAATGCTTTGCGAGGAGAGATCGGAATTGTCGAACGACGCTATCTGACTTTGGAGCAGGTGGTCAGGTTGAGTTTAGACAAAAAAACACTTGACAAAAAGCAACTTTTAGAAGCGCGACACCAAGAACCACAGTCCGAACGCAGCATAGAAAAACTGCACTCGGTAGGAGTGAAGTACAAGCACTAA